One genomic region from Lycorma delicatula isolate Av1 chromosome 1, ASM4794821v1, whole genome shotgun sequence encodes:
- the LOC142332064 gene encoding acyl-coenzyme A thioesterase 13-like has product MSSSKVAIEIWKSMVESKRFDRVLRKIKIISAHDGKCTAEMTVEEEHTNRNGTLHGGYTATIVDMITSMALVTNKQAIAGVSVDMHISYLKSASLGDQILIEAKTNKVGRTLAFLDVVIKKKESGDLVATGSHTKFVGS; this is encoded by the exons ATGAGTTCCTCGAAAGTTGCAATTGAAATATGGAAAAGTATGGTGGAAAGTAAAAGGTTTGATAGAGTTTTACGAAAG ataaaaataatatcagctCATGATGGAAAGTGCACTGCTGAGATGACAGTTGAAGAAGAGCATACAAATAGAAATGGAACACTGCATGGAGGTTACACAGCAACTATAGTTGACATGATTACATCAATGGCACTTGTTACTAACAAACAAGCAATTGCAGGTGTATCAGTTGACATGCATATCTc ttatttgaaaTCAGCATCCCTAGGTGACCAAATTCTAATCGAAGCAAAAACTAATAAAGTGGGAAGGACATTAGCTTTCTTAGAtgttgtaataaagaaaaaagaaagtggaGATTTAGTTGCTACTGGTTCACATACAAAATTTGTTGGCAGCTAA